The following coding sequences are from one Oncorhynchus clarkii lewisi isolate Uvic-CL-2024 chromosome 20, UVic_Ocla_1.0, whole genome shotgun sequence window:
- the LOC139376255 gene encoding E3 ubiquitin-protein ligase TRIM11-like: MATLEEELTCSLCRDVFSQAQSLLCGHSFCPACVRDTWGHRKAGVRGRFTCAQCQEEQGVVACDCCPPVGDKDEAGTTVAVKTCLRCEVSLCAEHLRPHLERPAFKTHLLVEPLGDLSHRRCPAHKEMFLYYCADERVYVCSECLLEGGHAQHRIKGLRKVEEDFKVLLKGLLQKADEKLNEGERILQEYQNTDLTITDMSVANDSQVERMGVDLQLQVERLVLALRESTLRERQKVMERLQNDCSRVRVDLSKTQDIHHYLASLLEETDPFLLIWAFHSDDSRLLVDLNCPLFTPDPVNLDRKYIVEDIESKHRQFITETMHCLTELKRELLTSPLTLDTNSAHPLLSISDGLRSAMRVKHRLPCATHPDRFDHWAQVLTVQTFSSGTHYWELEAEGFWDIAVSYRSIGRKGKVGNAFGNNKVHCHHSSSPCSSSCGI, from the exons ATGGCGACCCTGGAGGAAGAGTTGACCTGTTCGTTGTGCCGTGACGTCTTCAGCCAGGCCCAGTCCCTGCTGTGTGGCCACAGCTTCTGCCCGGCCTGCGTACGGGACACCTGGGGGCACAGGAAGGCTGGGGTCAGGGGTCGCTTCACCTGCGCACAGTGCCAGGAGGAACAAGGGGTAGTGGCGTGTGACTGCTGCCCACCTGTGGGGGACAAGGACGAGGCGGGGACCACCGTGGCGGTGAAGACCTGCCTGCGCTGTGAGGTGTCTCTGTGTGCAGAGCACCTGCGGCCCCACCTGGAGCGGCCCGCCTTTAAGACACACCTGCTGGTGGAACCCCTGGGAGATCTGTCTCACCGCAGGTGTCCCGCCCACAAGGAGATGTTCCTCTACTACTGTGCAGACGAGCGGGTGTACGTGTGTTCAGAGTGCCTATTGGAAGGTGGCCATGCACAGCACCGCATTAAAGGACTGAGGAAGGTGGAGGAGGACTTCAAG GTCCTCCTCAAGGGCCTTCTCCAGAAAGCAGATGAAAAGCTGAATGAAGGTGAACGGATCCTCCAAGAGTACCAGAACACTGACCTCACTATAACA GACATGTCTGTGGCAAATGACTCCCAAGTGGAACGTATGGGTGTAGATCTGCAGCTGCAGGTGGAGAGGCTAGTGCTGGCCCTGAGGGAGAGCACCTTGAGGGAGAGGCAGAAGGTCATGGAGCGCCTGCAGAACGACTGCAGCAGGGTGAGGGTGGACCTGAGTAAGACCCAGGACATTCACCACTACCTGGCATCCTTGCTGGAGGAGACAGACCCCTTCCTGCTAATCTGG GCATTTCATTCTGATGACTCAAG GCTGCTTGTGGACCTGAACTGCCCCTTGTTCACCCCTGACCCTGTCAACCTAGACAGGAAGTACATTGTGGAGGACATTGAGAGCAAGCACCGACAGTTTATCACCGAGACGATGCACTGCCTCACCGAACTCAAGAGAGAGCTCT TGACAAGTCCGTTGACTCTGGACACTAACTCCGCCCATCCTCTCCTGAGCATTTCTGATGGCCTGCGGTCAGCTATGCGGGTCAAACACCGCCTTCCGTGTGCCACTCACCCCGACCGCTTCGATCACTGGGCTCAAGTCCTGACTGTCCAGACATTCTCCTCTGGAACCCATTACTGGGAGCTGGAGGCAGAAGGCTTCTGGGACATTGCGGTGTCCTACCGGAGCATCGGGCGGAAGGGGAAGGTGGGCAATGCCTTTGGAAATAACAAGGTACATTGTCATCACTCTTCTTCCCCTTGCTCTTCTTCATGTGGTATTTAA